A section of the Vanessa tameamea isolate UH-Manoa-2023 chromosome 29, ilVanTame1 primary haplotype, whole genome shotgun sequence genome encodes:
- the LOC113395281 gene encoding acyl-CoA Delta(11) desaturase-like isoform X2 yields MPLQILLMVMNTFAFQNTVIDWVRDHRMHHRYSDTDADPHNATRGFFYSHIGWLLVRKHAEVKRRGKTVDMSDIYANPVLRFQRKYAIPFIGSVCFLLPTIIPMYFFGETLATAWHLAVLRYVTNLHTTFLVNSAAHLWGNKPYDINIKPVQNLAVSFVAFGEGFHNYHHVFPWDYKTAELGNNALNLTTYFIDFFAWLGWAYDLKMASDDMIRSRSMRTGDGSNAWGF; encoded by the exons ATGCCCTTGCAGATTCTCTTGATGGTGATGAACACGTTCGCATTCCAAAACACTGTGATCGATTGGGTGCGGGACCATCGGATGCATCATAG ATATAGCGACACGGACGCCGATCCACACAATGCAACGCGGGGTTTCTTCTACTCTCACATCGGTTGGCTTTTAGTGAGGAAGCACGCAGAGGTCAAGAGGCGCGGCAAGACAGTGGACATGTCTGATATTTACGCGAATCCTGTGCTCCGCTTTCAGAGGAA ATACGCAATACCCTTCATAGGATCAGTCTGCTTCCTACTGCCAACGATCATCCCGATGTACTTCTTCGGGGAAACACTGGCAACCGCGTGGCACCTAGCGGTCCTACGTTACGTGACGAACCTACACACAACATTCTTAGTGAACAGCGCCGCACACTTATGGGGCAACAAACCATACGACATCAACATAAAACCAGTCCAAAACTTGGCGGTATCATTCGTTGCTTTCGGCGAGGGTTTCCATAACTACCACCACGTATTCCCGTGGGATTACAAGACAGCCGAACTGGGCAACAACGCTTTGAACTTGACGACGTACTTTATTGATTTCTTCGCGTGGCTGGGGTGGGCCTACGACCTCAAGATGGCGTCTGATGACATGATAAGATCGAGGTCGATGAGGACGGGCGACGGCAGCAACGCGTGGGGATTTTAA
- the LOC113395281 gene encoding acyl-CoA Delta(11) desaturase-like isoform X1, which translates to MSPFSSNVREVTEQTKKDDEEQFEKLVAPQAAPRKYDVVYRNLVTFGYGHLTALYGIYLACTVATWSTLIFHFTIFVIASIGVTAGAHRLWTHRAYKAKMPLQILLMVMNTFAFQNTVIDWVRDHRMHHRYSDTDADPHNATRGFFYSHIGWLLVRKHAEVKRRGKTVDMSDIYANPVLRFQRKYAIPFIGSVCFLLPTIIPMYFFGETLATAWHLAVLRYVTNLHTTFLVNSAAHLWGNKPYDINIKPVQNLAVSFVAFGEGFHNYHHVFPWDYKTAELGNNALNLTTYFIDFFAWLGWAYDLKMASDDMIRSRSMRTGDGSNAWGF; encoded by the exons ATGTCACCATTCTCATCAAATGTCCGTGAGGTCACGGAACAGACGAAAAAAGACGACGAAGAACAGTTCGAAAAGTTGGTTGCACCTCAAGCAGCACCGCGGAAATACGATGTTGTGTATCGTAACCTGGTAACCTTTGGATACGGGCACCTCACAGCTCTGTACGGTATATACCTCGCTTGCACTGTCGCTACGTGGAGCACTCTTATATTTC ATTTCACGATATTTGTGATAGCCTCTATCGGTGTGACGGCTGGCGCGCATCGGCTCTGGACGCACAGGGCGTATAAGGCGAAGATGCCCTTGCAGATTCTCTTGATGGTGATGAACACGTTCGCATTCCAAAACACTGTGATCGATTGGGTGCGGGACCATCGGATGCATCATAG ATATAGCGACACGGACGCCGATCCACACAATGCAACGCGGGGTTTCTTCTACTCTCACATCGGTTGGCTTTTAGTGAGGAAGCACGCAGAGGTCAAGAGGCGCGGCAAGACAGTGGACATGTCTGATATTTACGCGAATCCTGTGCTCCGCTTTCAGAGGAA ATACGCAATACCCTTCATAGGATCAGTCTGCTTCCTACTGCCAACGATCATCCCGATGTACTTCTTCGGGGAAACACTGGCAACCGCGTGGCACCTAGCGGTCCTACGTTACGTGACGAACCTACACACAACATTCTTAGTGAACAGCGCCGCACACTTATGGGGCAACAAACCATACGACATCAACATAAAACCAGTCCAAAACTTGGCGGTATCATTCGTTGCTTTCGGCGAGGGTTTCCATAACTACCACCACGTATTCCCGTGGGATTACAAGACAGCCGAACTGGGCAACAACGCTTTGAACTTGACGACGTACTTTATTGATTTCTTCGCGTGGCTGGGGTGGGCCTACGACCTCAAGATGGCGTCTGATGACATGATAAGATCGAGGTCGATGAGGACGGGCGACGGCAGCAACGCGTGGGGATTTTAA